A genomic stretch from Haemophilus parainfluenzae ATCC 33392 includes:
- a CDS encoding BolA family protein, whose protein sequence is MSKQQELLERIQAEFQPHFATVENESHMHSSGRGADSHFKLVIVSDAFEGMRKVQRHQKLYQLFDDDLKNGIHALALHLYTKSEWESIGEAFPKSPNCLGVGQ, encoded by the coding sequence ATGTCAAAACAGCAAGAATTATTAGAGAGAATTCAAGCCGAATTTCAACCGCACTTTGCCACCGTAGAAAATGAAAGTCATATGCACAGTTCCGGTCGAGGGGCTGATTCTCATTTTAAATTAGTGATTGTCAGCGATGCTTTTGAAGGCATGCGCAAGGTGCAGCGCCACCAAAAACTTTACCAACTTTTTGACGATGATTTAAAAAATGGCATTCACGCATTAGCGCTTCACCTTTATACAAAAAGCGAATGGGAGAGCATAGGTGAAGCATTTCCAAAATCACCAAATTGTCTTGGTGTTGGACAGTAA
- a CDS encoding Na(+)-translocating NADH-quinone reductase subunit A, with amino-acid sequence MITIKKGLDLPIAGKPAQVIHSGNAVNQVAILGEEYVGMRPSMKVREGDVVKKGQVLFEDKKNPGVVFTAPASGTITVINRGEKRVLQSVVIDVQGNDQVTFAKYNAGELNTLSSEQVKQNLVESGLWTAFRTRPFSKVPALDAEPSSLFVNAMDTNPLAANPEVVLKEHWQDFIDGLTVLSRLFPNKPLNLCKAGDSNIPTVDLPNLKVHDFGGVHPAGLVGTHIHFIDPVGVNKTVWHINYQDVIAVGKLFTTGELYVERIISLAGPQVKEPRLVRTVIGANLSQLTAGELKDGNNRVISGSVLCGQTAKDAHDYLGRYALQVSVIAEGNEKEFLGWITPQSNKYSITRTVLGHFGKKLFNFTTAENGGERAMVPIGSYERVMPLDILPTLLLRDLIVGDTDGAQALGCLELDEEDLALCSFVCPGKYEYGSILRQVLDKIEKEG; translated from the coding sequence ATGATTACAATCAAAAAAGGCTTGGATCTTCCTATTGCAGGAAAACCAGCACAAGTAATCCATAGCGGTAACGCTGTGAATCAGGTTGCGATTCTTGGTGAAGAGTATGTGGGTATGCGTCCTTCTATGAAGGTTCGCGAAGGCGATGTCGTGAAAAAAGGCCAAGTGCTTTTTGAAGATAAGAAAAACCCTGGAGTGGTTTTTACTGCCCCTGCTAGTGGTACTATCACTGTAATTAATCGTGGCGAAAAACGTGTATTACAATCTGTGGTCATTGATGTGCAAGGTAACGATCAAGTTACTTTCGCTAAATATAACGCAGGTGAGCTCAATACGCTTTCTTCCGAACAAGTCAAACAAAATCTCGTTGAATCCGGTTTGTGGACTGCATTCCGCACTCGTCCGTTCAGCAAAGTGCCTGCCTTAGATGCAGAACCTTCTTCTCTGTTTGTAAATGCGATGGATACCAATCCTTTGGCTGCAAATCCAGAGGTGGTATTAAAAGAGCATTGGCAAGATTTTATTGACGGTTTAACGGTATTAAGTCGTCTATTCCCAAATAAACCATTAAATCTATGTAAAGCGGGTGATAGCAATATCCCAACCGTGGATTTACCTAACCTTAAAGTACATGATTTTGGCGGAGTCCATCCAGCTGGTTTAGTAGGTACTCATATTCACTTTATCGATCCGGTTGGTGTAAATAAAACCGTATGGCACATCAATTATCAAGATGTGATTGCTGTCGGTAAATTATTCACCACGGGCGAACTTTATGTAGAACGCATTATTTCTCTTGCGGGTCCGCAAGTGAAAGAGCCTCGTTTAGTTCGTACCGTAATCGGTGCTAACCTTTCTCAATTAACGGCAGGTGAATTAAAAGACGGTAATAACCGTGTAATTTCTGGTTCAGTACTTTGTGGTCAAACCGCAAAAGATGCTCACGACTATTTAGGTCGTTATGCATTACAAGTTTCTGTGATTGCAGAAGGTAATGAGAAAGAGTTCTTAGGTTGGATCACACCACAATCGAACAAATATTCGATTACCCGTACCGTATTAGGTCACTTTGGTAAGAAATTATTCAATTTCACTACTGCAGAAAATGGTGGTGAGCGTGCAATGGTACCAATCGGTAGCTATGAGCGCGTAATGCCGTTGGATATTTTACCGACATTATTATTACGTGATTTAATCGTGGGTGATACCGATGGTGCACAAGCGTTAGGTTGTCTTGAATTAGATGAAGAAGACTTAGCATTATGTTCTTTCGTTTGCCCGGGCAAATATGAATACGGTTCAATCTTGCGTCAAGTATTAGATAAGATTGAGAAGGAAGGTTAA
- a CDS encoding NADH:ubiquinone reductase (Na(+)-transporting) subunit B, translated as MGLKNLFEKMEPAFLPGGKYSKLYPVFESIYTLLYTPGTVTHKNTHVRDALDSKRMMITVFLALFPAIFYGMYNVGNQAIPALNQLGNLDQLIANDWHYALASSLGLDLTNNATWGSKMALGAIFFLPIYLVVFTVCTIWELLFSVVRGHEVNEGMFVSTILFALIVPPTLPLWQAALGISFGIVVAKEIFGGVGRNFMNPALAGRAFLFFAYPAQISGDLVWTAADGFSGATALSQWSQGGQAALQHTVTGQPITWMDAFIGNIPGSMGEVSTLALLIGGAVIVFTRIASWRIMAGVMIGMIGTATLFNLIGSDSNQMFSMPWHWHFVLGGFALGMIFMATDPVSASFTNTGKWWYGALIGVMAVLIRTVNPAYPEGMMLAILFANLFAPIFDYIVVQANIKRRRARTNG; from the coding sequence ATGGGTTTAAAAAATCTTTTTGAAAAAATGGAACCCGCGTTTTTACCAGGTGGTAAATACAGCAAGCTTTATCCGGTCTTTGAATCGATTTATACCTTGCTTTATACACCAGGTACGGTAACGCACAAAAACACACACGTTCGTGATGCGTTAGACTCAAAACGTATGATGATTACGGTTTTCCTTGCGTTGTTCCCAGCGATTTTCTATGGGATGTACAATGTGGGTAACCAAGCGATCCCTGCCTTAAATCAATTAGGCAATTTAGATCAATTAATTGCTAACGATTGGCACTATGCGCTTGCAAGTTCATTAGGTTTAGATTTAACCAATAATGCAACTTGGGGCTCAAAAATGGCGTTAGGGGCGATCTTCTTCTTACCAATTTACTTAGTGGTATTTACCGTTTGTACAATTTGGGAATTATTATTCTCAGTGGTACGTGGTCATGAAGTAAATGAAGGGATGTTCGTTTCAACCATTTTATTTGCGTTAATCGTTCCACCAACATTACCATTATGGCAAGCTGCACTTGGTATCAGCTTTGGTATCGTGGTAGCGAAAGAAATCTTCGGTGGTGTAGGTCGTAACTTTATGAACCCTGCGCTTGCGGGTCGTGCATTCTTATTCTTTGCTTATCCGGCTCAAATTTCCGGTGACTTAGTATGGACTGCAGCAGATGGTTTTTCAGGCGCAACCGCACTTTCACAATGGTCTCAAGGTGGTCAAGCAGCATTACAACACACTGTAACCGGTCAACCTATTACTTGGATGGATGCATTCATTGGTAATATTCCAGGTTCAATGGGTGAGGTTTCAACGCTTGCGTTGTTAATCGGTGGTGCAGTGATTGTATTCACTCGAATTGCTTCTTGGCGCATTATGGCTGGTGTCATGATCGGTATGATTGGTACTGCAACCTTATTCAACTTAATCGGTTCTGATTCTAACCAAATGTTCTCAATGCCTTGGCATTGGCACTTTGTATTAGGTGGTTTTGCACTTGGTATGATCTTCATGGCTACAGACCCTGTATCCGCTTCATTTACCAACACGGGTAAATGGTGGTACGGTGCGTTAATTGGCGTGATGGCTGTATTAATTCGTACAGTGAACCCAGCTTATCCAGAAGGGATGATGTTAGCGATTTTATTTGCAAACTTATTTGCACCAATTTTCGACTACATCGTGGTTCAAGCAAATATCAAACGTCGGAGAGCAAGAACAAATGGCTAA
- a CDS encoding Na(+)-translocating NADH-quinone reductase subunit C: MAKFNKDSVSGTVTVVVLLSLVCSIVVSGAAVALKSKQDEQKALDVQRNILTVAGLMKEDNASVIKDTYSKFIEPRLVDLQSGDYVQASAEEINKFEPKDAVKDPAKSQAIPAEADKAGIKVRANQARVYLVKDEQGNVTQVVLPMYGRGLWSTMYGFVSVAPDANTIKGITYYDQGETAGLGGEIANPRWQAQFVDKKLFDEQGNQKFKIYKGSSAADKEHGVDGLSGATLTSNGVQGSFDYWFSQNGFGPFLAKFKAGEIK, from the coding sequence ATGGCTAAATTTAATAAAGATAGCGTTAGCGGTACAGTTACCGTTGTTGTGTTGCTAAGTTTAGTGTGTTCTATCGTGGTTTCTGGTGCTGCAGTAGCATTAAAATCCAAACAAGATGAACAAAAAGCACTCGACGTTCAACGTAACATTTTAACTGTTGCTGGCTTAATGAAAGAAGATAATGCATCAGTAATTAAAGACACTTACAGCAAATTTATTGAACCACGTTTAGTGGATTTGCAAAGTGGTGATTACGTTCAAGCTTCAGCAGAAGAAATTAATAAATTTGAACCTAAAGATGCCGTTAAAGATCCAGCTAAAAGCCAAGCTATCCCAGCTGAGGCAGATAAAGCAGGAATTAAGGTTCGTGCAAACCAAGCGCGTGTTTATCTTGTAAAAGATGAACAAGGCAATGTAACCCAAGTTGTATTACCAATGTATGGCCGTGGTTTATGGTCAACCATGTATGGTTTTGTTTCTGTTGCACCAGATGCGAATACCATCAAAGGTATTACTTACTATGATCAAGGTGAAACAGCTGGTCTTGGGGGCGAAATTGCGAACCCACGTTGGCAAGCACAGTTCGTTGATAAAAAATTATTCGATGAACAAGGTAACCAAAAATTCAAAATCTACAAAGGTAGCTCTGCTGCAGATAAAGAGCACGGTGTAGATGGTTTATCAGGTGCAACTTTAACCAGTAACGGTGTTCAAGGTTCATTTGATTATTGGTTCAGCCAAAATGGCTTTGGTCCATTCTTAGCGAAATTTAAAGCAGGAGAAATCAAATAA
- a CDS encoding NADH:ubiquinone reductase (Na(+)-transporting) subunit D, whose product MADAKVNLKGLLFDPIVKNNPIALQILGICSALAVTTQLQTAIVMAIAVSLVTGFSSLFISLIRNYIPNSIRIIVQLAIIASLVILVDQVLKAYAYGLSKQLSVFVGLIITNCIVMGRAEAFAMKSPPLESFVDGIGNGLGYGAILLIVATLRELIGSGRLFGFPVFQTIQDGGWYQPNGLFLLAPSAFFIIGFVIWGLRTWKPEQQEK is encoded by the coding sequence ATGGCTGATGCAAAAGTAAACTTAAAAGGTCTTTTATTCGATCCTATTGTTAAAAATAACCCGATTGCCTTGCAAATTTTGGGTATCTGTTCTGCATTAGCGGTAACGACCCAATTACAAACTGCGATCGTTATGGCGATTGCGGTAAGTTTGGTAACCGGTTTCTCCAGTTTGTTCATTTCATTGATTCGTAACTATATTCCAAATAGTATCCGTATCATTGTGCAACTGGCAATTATCGCATCTTTAGTAATCTTGGTTGACCAAGTATTAAAAGCTTATGCTTATGGTTTATCTAAACAGCTTTCTGTATTCGTTGGTCTTATCATTACAAACTGTATCGTAATGGGACGCGCAGAAGCGTTTGCGATGAAATCACCTCCGCTAGAAAGCTTTGTTGATGGTATCGGTAACGGTTTAGGTTATGGTGCGATCTTATTAATTGTTGCAACATTACGTGAACTAATCGGTTCTGGTCGTTTATTTGGTTTCCCTGTATTCCAAACAATTCAAGACGGTGGTTGGTATCAACCAAACGGTTTATTCCTTCTTGCACCAAGTGCGTTCTTTATTATTGGCTTCGTTATTTGGGGCTTAAGAACGTGGAAACCTGAGCAACAGGAGAAATAA
- the nqrE gene encoding NADH:ubiquinone reductase (Na(+)-transporting) subunit E has product MEHYISLFVKAIFIENMALSFFLGMCTFLAVSKKVSTAFGLGVAVTVVLGISVPANQFVFEHVLKDSALVEGVDLSFLSFITFIGIIAGIVQILEMTLDKFFPALYNALGIFLPLIAVNCAIFGGVSFAVQREYTFAESAVYGVGAGLGWMLAIVALAGLTEKMKYADVPAGLKGLGITFITAGLMALGFMSFSGIQL; this is encoded by the coding sequence ATGGAACATTATATTAGCCTATTTGTGAAGGCGATCTTCATTGAAAATATGGCGCTTTCTTTCTTCTTAGGTATGTGTACTTTCCTTGCCGTATCGAAAAAAGTGTCAACAGCATTCGGCTTAGGGGTTGCAGTAACAGTGGTGCTTGGTATTTCTGTGCCGGCGAACCAATTTGTGTTCGAACATGTGTTAAAAGATAGCGCCTTAGTTGAAGGGGTAGATTTATCCTTCTTAAGCTTTATTACGTTTATCGGGATTATCGCAGGTATCGTTCAAATTCTTGAAATGACTTTAGATAAATTCTTCCCTGCACTTTATAACGCATTAGGTATCTTCCTTCCACTTATCGCCGTAAACTGTGCGATCTTTGGTGGTGTATCTTTTGCGGTACAACGTGAATACACTTTTGCAGAATCTGCAGTTTATGGTGTGGGTGCAGGGCTTGGTTGGATGTTAGCAATCGTTGCGCTTGCAGGCTTAACCGAAAAAATGAAATATGCCGATGTACCGGCAGGCTTAAAAGGATTAGGGATTACCTTTATTACTGCGGGCTTGATGGCGCTTGGCTTTATGTCATTCTCTGGTATTCAGTTATAA
- the nqrF gene encoding NADH:ubiquinone reductase (Na(+)-transporting) subunit F, giving the protein MSESSILLLGVAAFTVILLVLVAIILFAKSKLVDSGDITISINDDPEKAITLPAGGKLLGALASKGIFVSSACGGGGSCGQCIVKVKSGGGEILPTELSHINKREAKEGYRLACQVNVKGNMDVELPEEIFGVKKWECTVISNDNKATFIKELKLAIPEGEEVPFRAGGYIQIEADPHTVYYKDFDIPEEYHEDWDKYDLWRYVSKVDEHIIRAYSMASYPEEKGIIMLNVRIATPPPRQPDAPPGQMSSYIWSLKAGDKVTISGPFGEFFAKETDNEMVFIGGGAGMAPMRSHIFDQLKRLHSKRKMSFWYGARSKREMFYVEDFDQLQAENPNFTWHVALSDPLPEDNWTGYTGFIHNVLYENYLKNHEAPEDCEYYMCGPPVMNAAVIKMLKDLGVEDENILLDDFGG; this is encoded by the coding sequence ATGAGCGAATCTTCAATTTTATTATTAGGTGTTGCGGCATTTACGGTTATCCTTTTAGTGCTCGTTGCGATTATTTTATTCGCTAAATCAAAATTAGTGGATTCTGGTGATATCACCATTTCTATTAATGACGATCCTGAAAAAGCGATTACTTTACCAGCTGGTGGCAAATTACTTGGTGCATTAGCAAGTAAAGGTATTTTCGTTTCTTCTGCTTGTGGTGGCGGTGGCTCTTGTGGCCAATGTATTGTGAAAGTGAAAAGTGGTGGTGGTGAAATTCTTCCAACTGAACTTTCTCATATTAATAAACGTGAAGCAAAAGAAGGTTATCGTTTAGCTTGCCAAGTGAATGTAAAAGGCAACATGGACGTTGAACTTCCAGAAGAAATCTTCGGCGTGAAAAAATGGGAATGTACTGTTATTTCTAACGATAACAAAGCAACCTTCATCAAAGAGCTTAAATTGGCTATTCCTGAAGGCGAAGAAGTACCTTTCCGTGCCGGTGGTTATATTCAAATCGAAGCTGATCCACATACGGTTTACTATAAAGATTTCGATATTCCAGAAGAATACCATGAGGACTGGGATAAATACGACTTATGGCGTTATGTGTCTAAAGTAGACGAGCATATTATCCGTGCTTATTCTATGGCTTCATACCCAGAAGAGAAAGGCATCATTATGCTTAACGTGCGTATTGCAACGCCTCCACCACGTCAACCTGATGCACCTCCAGGTCAAATGTCTTCGTACATTTGGTCATTAAAAGCGGGTGATAAAGTGACAATTTCTGGTCCATTCGGTGAATTCTTTGCGAAAGAAACTGACAATGAAATGGTCTTCATCGGTGGTGGTGCGGGTATGGCACCAATGCGTTCTCATATCTTTGACCAATTAAAACGTTTACATTCTAAACGTAAAATGTCATTCTGGTATGGTGCACGTTCTAAACGTGAAATGTTCTATGTAGAAGATTTTGATCAGCTTCAAGCAGAAAATCCAAACTTTACATGGCACGTGGCATTATCTGATCCGTTACCAGAAGATAACTGGACAGGTTACACCGGCTTTATTCACAACGTACTTTATGAAAACTACTTGAAAAATCATGAAGCACCTGAAGATTGTGAATACTACATGTGTGGACCTCCAGTGATGAACGCTGCGGTAATCAAAATGTTGAAAGACCTCGGTGTTGAAGATGAAAACATCTTATTAGATGACTTCGGTGGTTGA
- a CDS encoding FAD:protein FMN transferase: MKKLISGIVAVAMALSLAACEKETKVISLSGKTMGTTYHVKYLDEGSMKATSEKTHEEIEAILKDVNAKMSTYKKDSELSRFNQNTQVNTPIEISADFAKVLAEAIRLNKVTEGALDVTVGPVVNLWGFGPEKRPEKQPTPEQLAERQAWVGIDKIALDMSAAKPTLSKALPQVYVDLSSIAKGFGVDLVAEKLEQLNAQNYMVEIGGEIRAKGKNIEGKPWQIAIEKPTTTGERAVEAVIGLDNMGMASSGDYRIYFEENGKRFAHEIDPKTGYPIQHHLASITVLAPTSMTADGLSTGLFVLGEDKALEVAEKNNLAVYLIIKTDNGFVTKSSSAFKKLTETKE, encoded by the coding sequence ATGAAAAAATTAATAAGCGGTATCGTGGCGGTGGCAATGGCATTAAGTCTTGCAGCCTGTGAAAAAGAAACAAAAGTTATCTCATTAAGTGGTAAAACAATGGGAACAACTTATCATGTTAAATACCTTGATGAAGGCTCAATGAAAGCAACATCTGAAAAGACGCATGAAGAAATTGAAGCTATCTTAAAAGATGTGAACGCGAAAATGTCCACTTACAAAAAAGATTCGGAATTGAGTCGTTTCAATCAAAATACCCAAGTGAATACACCGATTGAGATTTCAGCAGATTTTGCCAAAGTATTGGCCGAAGCGATTCGTTTAAATAAAGTGACTGAAGGTGCATTGGATGTAACTGTTGGCCCTGTCGTTAATTTATGGGGATTTGGCCCGGAAAAACGTCCAGAAAAACAACCTACACCAGAACAATTAGCTGAACGCCAAGCTTGGGTTGGTATTGATAAAATTGCCCTCGATATGAGTGCTGCCAAACCGACATTAAGCAAAGCACTTCCTCAAGTTTATGTCGATTTGTCCTCGATTGCTAAAGGCTTTGGCGTTGATCTGGTCGCTGAAAAGTTAGAACAATTAAATGCTCAGAATTACATGGTTGAAATCGGCGGAGAAATTCGTGCGAAAGGAAAAAATATTGAAGGCAAACCTTGGCAGATCGCAATTGAAAAACCAACTACAACAGGTGAAAGAGCGGTTGAAGCTGTCATTGGATTAGACAATATGGGAATGGCAAGTTCTGGCGATTATCGAATTTACTTTGAAGAAAATGGTAAACGCTTTGCTCATGAAATTGATCCGAAAACAGGTTATCCAATTCAGCATCATTTAGCCTCAATTACGGTACTTGCACCAACTTCAATGACTGCAGATGGCTTATCAACAGGGTTATTTGTGCTTGGTGAAGACAAGGCGTTAGAAGTGGCTGAGAAAAATAATCTTGCCGTTTATTTAATCATTAAAACAGATAATGGTTTTGTGACAAAATCATCCTCTGCTTTCAAAAAATTAACAGAAACAAAAGAATAG
- the nqrM gene encoding (Na+)-NQR maturation NqrM — protein MQTLFFTLIAFVAIILLMSIGFIIKKQSLKGSCGGLSTLGIAKACDCDKPCDTLQSKLDAGDKQAKAEYEQKFAKKDGDSQFYEVK, from the coding sequence ATGCAAACTTTATTTTTTACTTTAATCGCTTTCGTCGCAATTATATTGTTGATGTCTATCGGATTTATTATCAAAAAACAAAGTTTAAAAGGCAGCTGCGGTGGTTTATCTACCCTTGGTATTGCCAAAGCTTGTGATTGTGATAAACCTTGCGACACGCTTCAATCAAAATTAGATGCGGGCGATAAACAAGCAAAAGCCGAATATGAGCAAAAATTTGCGAAAAAAGATGGTGATTCGCAATTTTATGAAGTGAAATAA
- the mnmA gene encoding tRNA 2-thiouridine(34) synthase MnmA produces the protein MLISNTYNQYFPQLTQEQLARNATKKVICGMSGGVDSSVSAFILQQQGYQVEGLFMKNWEEDDDTDYCTAAADLADAQAVCDKLGIKLHKINFAAEYWDNVFEHFLTEYKAGRTPNPDILCNKEIKFKAFLEYAAEDLGAHYIATGHYVRRAGDDENAKLLRGLDANKDQSYFLYTLSHKQVGQSLFPVGEIEKPIVRAIAEELGLITAKKKDSTGICFIGERKFKDFLARYLPAQPGDIRTVDGEIIGRHDGLMYHTLGQRKGLGIGGLKNAGDEAWYVVDKDVENNELIVAQGHDHPRLFSKGLIASQLHWVDREPIRELVRCTVKTRYRQQDIPCVIEPIDDETIRVIFDEPQSAVTPGQSAVFYLGEICLGGGIIEERIK, from the coding sequence ATGTTAATTTCAAATACTTATAATCAATACTTTCCTCAATTGACGCAAGAACAGCTTGCGAGAAATGCGACAAAAAAAGTCATTTGTGGTATGTCTGGCGGAGTGGATTCTTCTGTGTCAGCTTTTATTCTTCAACAGCAAGGCTATCAGGTGGAAGGCCTGTTTATGAAAAACTGGGAAGAAGATGATGATACGGATTACTGCACTGCAGCAGCTGATCTTGCAGATGCTCAGGCTGTATGTGATAAGTTGGGGATTAAACTACATAAAATTAATTTTGCTGCAGAATATTGGGATAATGTATTTGAGCATTTTTTAACTGAATATAAAGCAGGGCGCACGCCGAACCCAGATATTTTGTGTAATAAAGAAATTAAATTTAAAGCATTTTTAGAATATGCAGCTGAAGATCTTGGTGCTCATTACATTGCAACAGGGCATTATGTACGTAGGGCTGGTGATGATGAAAATGCAAAATTATTACGTGGTTTAGATGCTAATAAAGATCAAAGTTATTTTCTTTATACCTTAAGCCATAAACAAGTGGGACAAAGTTTATTCCCCGTTGGTGAAATTGAGAAGCCCATTGTTCGCGCTATTGCTGAAGAGCTTGGCTTAATTACGGCGAAGAAAAAAGACTCTACCGGTATTTGTTTTATTGGTGAGCGTAAATTTAAGGATTTCTTAGCTCGTTACTTACCGGCTCAACCTGGTGATATTCGTACTGTTGATGGTGAAATTATTGGTCGCCATGATGGTTTGATGTATCACACGTTGGGACAGCGTAAAGGGTTAGGCATTGGTGGTTTAAAAAATGCGGGTGATGAGGCTTGGTATGTGGTAGATAAGGATGTTGAAAATAATGAGCTTATTGTCGCTCAGGGGCATGACCATCCTCGTTTATTTTCAAAAGGTTTGATTGCTAGCCAATTACATTGGGTTGATCGCGAGCCAATTCGTGAATTAGTACGTTGCACGGTTAAAACACGTTATCGCCAACAAGATATTCCTTGTGTGATTGAACCGATTGATGATGAAACTATTCGAGTGATTTTCGATGAACCTCAATCAGCCGTCACACCAGGACAATCTGCCGTATTTTACCTTGGTGAAATTTGTTTGGGCGGTGGGATTATCGAAGAACGGATTAAATAA
- the rplS gene encoding 50S ribosomal protein L19, whose amino-acid sequence MSNIIKQLEQEQLKQNVPSFRPGDTLEVKVWVVEGSKRRLQAFEGVVIAIRNRGLHSAFTLRKVSNGVGVERVFQTHSPAVDSIVVKRKGAVRKAKLYYLRERSGKSARIKERLGE is encoded by the coding sequence ATGTCTAACATTATCAAACAACTTGAACAAGAACAATTAAAACAAAACGTACCTAGTTTCCGCCCAGGTGATACTTTAGAAGTTAAAGTATGGGTAGTTGAAGGTAGCAAACGTCGTTTGCAAGCATTCGAAGGCGTGGTTATTGCAATTCGTAACCGTGGCTTGCACTCAGCATTCACTTTACGTAAAGTATCTAACGGCGTAGGTGTTGAGCGTGTATTCCAAACTCACTCTCCAGCTGTAGATTCTATCGTTGTTAAACGTAAAGGTGCAGTACGTAAAGCTAAACTTTACTACTTACGTGAACGTTCAGGTAAATCTGCTCGTATTAAAGAGCGTTTGGGCGAATAA
- the trmD gene encoding tRNA (guanosine(37)-N1)-methyltransferase TrmD, producing the protein MWIGVISLFPEMFKAITEFGVTGKAVKHNLLQVECWNPRDFTFDKHKTVDDRPYGGGPGMLMMVQPLRDAIHAARAAAGEGAKVIYLSPQGRKLDQGGITELAQNQKLILVCGRYEGIDERLIQTEIDEEWSIGDYVLTGGELPAMTLIDAVARFIPGVLGKQASAEEDSFADGLLDCPHYTRPEVLEGLTVPPVLMSGHHEEIRKWRLKQSLQRTWLRRPELLEGLALTDEQRKLLKEAQAEYNS; encoded by the coding sequence ATGTGGATAGGGGTAATTTCATTGTTCCCCGAAATGTTTAAAGCGATTACGGAATTTGGGGTTACAGGTAAAGCCGTAAAACACAATCTTCTGCAAGTGGAATGTTGGAATCCAAGAGATTTTACATTCGACAAGCATAAAACCGTGGATGACCGTCCTTATGGTGGTGGTCCGGGAATGCTGATGATGGTGCAACCTTTACGGGATGCGATTCATGCTGCGAGAGCAGCTGCAGGAGAAGGCGCAAAGGTGATTTACCTTTCGCCACAAGGACGTAAACTCGATCAAGGTGGCATAACGGAACTTGCTCAAAATCAGAAATTGATTTTGGTATGTGGACGTTACGAAGGTATTGATGAGCGATTGATTCAAACTGAAATTGATGAAGAATGGTCAATCGGCGATTACGTTCTGACCGGTGGGGAATTGCCGGCAATGACATTAATTGATGCTGTTGCGCGATTTATTCCCGGTGTATTAGGCAAACAAGCTTCGGCAGAAGAGGATTCTTTTGCAGATGGTTTATTAGATTGCCCGCATTACACCAGACCGGAAGTGTTAGAAGGATTAACGGTACCGCCCGTGCTGATGTCGGGACACCACGAAGAAATTCGGAAATGGCGATTAAAACAATCGCTACAAAGAACGTGGCTCCGACGCCCTGAGCTCTTAGAAGGCCTAGCTCTGACTGACGAACAACGTAAGCTGTTAAAAGAAGCGCAAGCCGAATATAACAGTTAG
- the rimM gene encoding ribosome maturation factor RimM (Essential for efficient processing of 16S rRNA), whose protein sequence is MEQQRIEVVGKLGSTYGIRGWLRIYSSTEQAESIFDYQPWFLKIKGEWQPTELENWRHHNHEIIVKLKGVDDREAAQTLANVEIGVDLSVFPELEEGDYYWHDLIGCSVVNLEGYTMGTVTEMMETGSNDVLVVKANTKDAFGKQERLIPFLYEQVVKRVDLTTKTIEVDWDAGF, encoded by the coding sequence ATGGAACAACAACGCATTGAAGTTGTGGGCAAATTAGGCTCAACCTACGGTATCCGTGGGTGGTTACGTATTTATTCATCAACAGAACAAGCTGAAAGCATTTTTGATTATCAACCTTGGTTTTTAAAAATCAAAGGTGAATGGCAGCCAACTGAATTAGAAAACTGGCGTCATCATAATCACGAAATCATCGTTAAATTAAAAGGCGTTGATGATCGTGAAGCTGCACAAACTTTAGCGAATGTTGAAATTGGTGTGGATTTATCTGTTTTCCCTGAACTGGAAGAAGGCGATTATTACTGGCACGATTTAATCGGTTGTTCAGTCGTCAACCTAGAAGGTTATACAATGGGAACGGTAACAGAGATGATGGAAACCGGTTCTAATGATGTGTTAGTGGTTAAAGCCAATACTAAAGATGCTTTTGGGAAACAAGAGCGGTTAATTCCGTTTTTGTATGAACAAGTAGTTAAAAGAGTCGATCTCACCACGAAAACAATTGAAGTGGATTGGGACGCTGGTTTCTAA